Proteins co-encoded in one Papaver somniferum cultivar HN1 chromosome 5, ASM357369v1, whole genome shotgun sequence genomic window:
- the LOC113283830 gene encoding GDSL esterase/lipase At4g28780-like: protein MDRINSKLGITSVFFLVTYFLAVTVSPDQQVNARAFFVFGDSLVDNGNNNYLITSARADSPPYGIDYPTGRPTGRFSNGLNMPDLISEQLGAEPTLPYLSPRLEGEDLLVGANFASAGVGILSDTGAQFFNIIHIGKQLEYFEQYQERLSALIGEDEAQTLVNSALVLITLGGNDFVNNYYLVPLSARSRQFSIEDYVSFLIVEYKKILSRLYNLGARRVLVTGTGPLGCVPAEIGIRQALTGQCDPQLQKAARLFNPALEQMLNGLNKEAGDHVFISANAFEMHNDFISNPQAFGFVTSKIACCGQGPYNGIGLCTAVSNLCPNRDVYAFWDAFHPSERANRLIVSKFMIGDEKYMKPMNLSTILALDSRV from the exons ATTTTTTGTTTTCGGTGATTCACTTGTCGATAACGGGAATAACAACTATCTTATAACAAGTGCCCGTGCCGATTCACCGCCGTATGGTATTGATTACCCAACTGGTCGGCCAACCGGACGTTTCTCTAATGGCCTTAACATGCCAGATCTTATCA GCGAACAACTTGGTGCTGAACCTACACTACCTTATTTAAGCCCTAGGTTGGAAGGAGAAGATCTACTTGTTGGTGCCAATTTTGCGTCAGCCGGGGTTGGAATCCTCAGCGACACCGGAGCACAATTT TTTAACATAATCCATATAGGCAAACAATTGGAATACTTCGAGCAATATCAAGAAAGATTAAGTGCGTTAATTGGAGAAGATGAAGCCCAAACACTAGTAAACTCAGCTCTTGTACTCATAACTCTTGGTGGAAATGATTTCGTTAACAATTACTATCTAGTTCCACTCTCAGCCAGATCTCGACAGTTCTCCATCGAAGATTACGTTTCTTTCCTCATTGTCGAATACAAGAAAATTTTATCT AGGCTGTATAATTTGGGAGCAAGACGGGTACTTGTGACAGGAACCGGTCCACTGGGTTGTGTGCCAGCAGAGATAGGAATCAGACAAGCTCTAACCGGACAATGTGACCCACAACTACAAAAGGCAGCAAGGTTATTTAACCCTGCCCTAGAACAGATGCTGAATGGACTCAACAAGGAAGCTGGTGATCACGTATTTATCAGCGCCAACGCTTTCGAAATGCACAACGATTTCATCAGTAATCCACAAGCTTTTG gctttgttACCTCAAAGATTGCTTGTTGTGGACAAGGGCCGTATAATGGAATAGGGCTTTGCACAGCTGTATCTAACCTTTGCCCTAACAGAGACGTATATGCCTTTTGGGATGCTTTCCATCCAAGTGAGCGCGCTAACAGACTTATTGTTTCCAAGTTCATGATTGGTGATGAGAAATATATGAAGCCAATGAATCTCAGTACTATTTTGGCTTTGGATTCAAGGGTCTAA